A part of Bdellovibrionales bacterium genomic DNA contains:
- a CDS encoding prolipoprotein diacylglyceryl transferase: METVTHYVHNLDPFAIQFTETVGIRWYGLAYLLGFVASYLVFLYLAKRNRIELPAERVGDFITWGAIGVLVGGRLGYCLFYSPELLWTFTSDFPFWGLLEVHKGGMASHGGIAGVIIACWFFARKYGYSKMHMIDLTAYGATFGFTAGRIANFINGELYGRDAPRVYLGRSSFLLNFIFGPIITFKN; the protein is encoded by the coding sequence ATGGAAACAGTAACTCACTATGTGCACAATCTTGATCCCTTTGCGATTCAGTTTACAGAGACTGTTGGTATCCGCTGGTACGGTTTGGCTTATTTGTTAGGCTTTGTGGCAAGCTACTTGGTCTTTCTTTACCTTGCAAAACGCAATCGCATTGAGTTGCCAGCAGAGAGGGTGGGGGATTTCATCACCTGGGGTGCCATTGGGGTTTTGGTGGGTGGTCGGTTGGGATATTGCTTATTCTATTCTCCAGAATTGCTTTGGACCTTCACTTCTGACTTCCCTTTTTGGGGATTGCTTGAGGTTCATAAGGGAGGCATGGCCAGTCATGGTGGAATTGCCGGAGTTATCATCGCATGTTGGTTCTTTGCAAGAAAGTATGGCTACTCTAAAATGCACATGATTGATTTGACTGCCTACGGGGCCACTTTTGGTTTTACGGCTGGGCGGATAGCGAACTTTATCAATGGTGAACTTTACGGACGAGATGCTCCTCGAGTTTATCTTGGGCGGTCAAGTTTCCTTCTGAACTTTATTTTTGGGCCAATTATCACATTCAAGAACTAA
- a CDS encoding prolipoprotein diacylglyceryl transferase, protein MGQLSSVQNPGGSEMSLSADRWLEWVDRYRSDATAHENVNAVIEKIIWASQNGKVEVLQALQNVLTPRYPSQLIQAFLEGFLVWVVLTLLWLKPKKAGVISGVFGISYSLARIFGEQFRMPDAHIGLEWLGLTRGQWLSVGFLFFAIGYTVVAFRSDNPVLGGFCPKSSEEAESK, encoded by the coding sequence TTGGGCCAGCTGTCATCAGTTCAAAATCCGGGTGGCAGCGAGATGAGCTTGAGTGCTGATCGATGGCTTGAATGGGTCGATCGCTACCGCAGTGATGCGACGGCTCACGAAAATGTCAATGCAGTTATCGAAAAGATTATTTGGGCAAGTCAGAACGGAAAAGTCGAGGTTCTTCAAGCCTTGCAGAATGTTTTGACTCCTCGGTATCCTTCTCAGCTCATTCAGGCATTCTTGGAGGGGTTTCTCGTGTGGGTGGTGCTCACTTTGTTGTGGCTCAAGCCTAAAAAGGCCGGAGTGATCAGCGGAGTTTTTGGAATTTCATACTCCCTAGCGCGAATCTTTGGCGAACAATTTCGGATGCCAGATGCCCACATTGGACTCGAATGGCTCGGTTTGACTCGAGGACAATGGTTAAGCGTGGGTTTTCTCTTTTTTGCGATTGGATACACTGTCGTTGCTTTTCGGAGTGACAACCCAGTGTTAGGCGGATTTTGCCCCAAAAGTTCAGAAGAGGCTGAATCAAAATAG
- a CDS encoding BolA family transcriptional regulator — translation MLIESRIQNKLNDAFQPVHLEVINESFRHSVPVGSETHFLIVVVSNYFENLSRIHRQRKVHEVLSEELGSGVHALSQRLMTPAEWQVNGKNIIASPNCEGSKKGKQKE, via the coding sequence TTGCTCATTGAAAGCAGGATACAAAACAAGTTAAACGATGCCTTTCAACCCGTTCACCTTGAAGTAATCAATGAAAGTTTTCGCCATAGCGTACCTGTCGGTTCTGAAACCCATTTTTTAATAGTGGTGGTGAGTAATTATTTTGAAAATTTATCTCGAATTCACCGACAGCGAAAGGTTCACGAGGTTTTGTCTGAGGAGCTCGGGTCAGGGGTTCATGCTTTATCGCAGCGACTGATGACTCCGGCAGAATGGCAAGTCAATGGCAAAAATATAATTGCCTCTCCCAATTGCGAGGGAAGCAAAAAAGGGAAACAAAAAGAATAA